The Dryobates pubescens isolate bDryPub1 chromosome 9, bDryPub1.pri, whole genome shotgun sequence DNA window TACCAGGTAAGAATAAATACTGCAAACACAGCAGTTAATAAGGTGCAATCTACAAAAATGGGAGAATGGATGCAGAAGAAAATGACAATTAGATCCTACAGCAATCAACCACTGAACTACTATTTCAGCCTAGATTTAAGTATTAGGACAGTGTTTGCAGAAAAGACTTCTTCAGGGAAGCAAACTTTACCTGTCATCTTCTAAAAAGAGGACTGAATAGAAAGGATTCATATAGAATTTGGAGCAATCAGCTGGCTCAAGACAGCTTTCAAGGTAAAGGACCACAGCCTCTGCACCACCAACTACCCGTCCTTAAGAAGTGATCAGAAAGGGTCTCCTGTTCCTAGAGAAGGGCTCTAGAAAGATGACAGGTAACGGACAATGCCTGTATTGCACTGCATGGGTTCCATATTGATGTCTCCCTCATAGAATTGATGTGAAGGCAGAAAAGCCCAACACTGGGAGATGAAAATTCACTCCAATAGCAGAGGAACACAAGCGCCTTAACTTACCTTAATTTCTCTCTGAAAGCTTACGGTACCCAACAGGTAGACTGCATTTGTTCCTTACGTGCTTAGGTCATTCTTAATGACCTTTCAGTTACTGTAATTTGGAAGGTAGGAGTGAAAGGGAAAGAGTGTTGTTGAAAGGCTGGTTCTAAACTCATGTTTGTGAAAATGTCATCACACAAAAAGCATGACTAAAACCCATGAAGTTCTGGAAGGAAGACAGGCTTAAGCATTCTTCCATCATTAGTAACAGACACTACCAGGTTTGCCCTCTTGGCTAGGGTTAGCATCCAACAACTCGTAAGCCCACATTCACTATCCTGCCCTTCTCACCTCAAACATCGGTCACCAGACACTCCCACCACATAGTTCTTCAACAAAAGAAGTACCTTTGGCTAGACGAAGCCACAAGCAGTCATTCACCCTCATCTTCCACATCAACTCTCGCAAGGAAAGCTTAGCAAACATCCCCATGGAAATGAACACCTTCACGTTTTTTAGGAAGCGGCACTTGTTATGACTGGAACCCCACAGCTCAGCGGGGATGACCTTCTCCAGGCACTCTCTCACAAACAGGTACACCTCCCAGCGTGTGCTGCGCTGTTTGATGAGCTGCCCGAGGTCTGAATCACCCGCCTCTCCTTGGTCTTGCTCCTCACTCTGCCACTCCCCACAGGCAGATTTGGTGAGAGAAACACGTGAGTTATCTGGCACGTCAGCGTTACTGCTGCTTGTCACACACTTAACAGGCTCTTTTccacactgctctgctttgtggTGAACCTCTACTTCCCCGGGCAAGCCTGCCTGACAGCGCAGCTCCGTTTTTCTTGTATTGGTTTCAGGTATGTGGACAGGGCAATTTTTTTTCAAGAGAACTAAGTAAGGACACCGTCTGTGGttcctcagcagtgcctgaaaCACGCATCTCATTTGCCAGTAGcgcctgggcaacctcttttTTCTCCGCTTGTGAGCTGTCAGACTTTGGTGGTGCTTTTGCTCCAACACATTCTGGCTTAAGAATATAGCTTCTACAAGCAGTCTTCCACCTGCCTTAGAGCCCTGCAAGCGGTTCAATAAAAATGATTTAGAAAAACATTCTTTGAAACCCCTGCGAGAATACAGAATTGGCTTCCTGTCAATGTATACTGCAGAACCTAAGAGCCTGTTTGGTAACTTCTTTGCCAAGTGAGCTACAGCACTTTCCTGCCTTCTGTACTTTGAAGAAATACCCTCCACGGGTTTGATTTGTACAGAATCCAAATGAGAGTCACAGGTATTCAGCTCTACTCCTTTCCTATGAGATTCTGCTTGCTTTTCAGCGCCGGACTTGGAACACTTGGTACTCTGAACTCCCCGCAGAAAAGATCTTTCACCTGCCACACACTTCTTCCCATCGTGGGATGTGAGAGCTAAGGAAGGACCAGACAGATCACTTTGAGAATCGTGTGCTTTTTTAATGAGGCATACAGAACGTGAGGCTACAcaaccagctccacagctccagcagctacTTTGCTTCACCTCAGCAGTGACACCATCAGCATTTTTGTCTCTCGCTTTCTCCTCTACTTTTGCTCTCTTAGCTGGAATTTCAGGTTGTTCCCTATCATGCTTCCTTTTTAAAGatggtgctgcagctgacaaATGTAAACTGGAGCTACTCTGGTTTTCTAGGTGCTCAGTAACCATTCTGATCTGTTCCTCTGCTTTAGAAACATCATTTGCAGAACAGTGATAACAGGACACACTGGCTTTCGTATTTCTCAGACTGGAGACGTCAGCTTCGAGTCTTTGTCTGCATTTCCACCCATGTGGCTTTGCAAGATATTGTCTATGAAACCTGAGTCTTTTTTGAATATAGTTGAGCAAGCTACTACGCTTACGCTTTGATAACCGTTGTTTAGCAAATACTGAGGATGAGTCTACGTTAACAGTATGCGAAATAAGTTCATAAATTGGCTGTCCACAAACCTGGTAACAACTACTAGGGGGAACCAGCATAAAGATTGCACAGTGTTCCAACAAATACATCGCCACATCATCCCCTATCCTGCTCAGCAGCGTTTCCCAGAGGCCACTGATACGCATCGTTTCGGTTACAGTATTGGGCAGGTAGCTGTATACACGTGAAAATGGCATGATTGGGAAATCAGAACTGTTCTCATCCAGTAAGGAGTATCCATATGCGAGgatattcttctttcttttttcacacAATCTTTGAATAACTCTTGTGATGACTTCATCCTGACCAGATAactgaagacagaaagaaaaaaagacaattaCCTTTTATCACCAACTCTTCCACAAACTACAATATATGTTTTAAAGGCACAGACATGCAAGTTACACAGCCTTAGACCTCAGCTTTAGAACAATAGAACAACAgaacaatagaataaaccaggttggaagagaccttcaagatcatcgtgtccaacccatcaaccaatccaacaccacctaaacaactaacccatggcaccaagcaccccatcaagtctcctcctgaacacctccaatgatggcgactctaccacctccccaggcagcccattccaatgggcaatcactctctctgtatagaacttcttcctgacatccaacctaaacctcccctggcacagcctgagactgtgtcctcttgttctggtactggttgcctgggagaagagaccatcatccgtctgtctacaatctcccttcaggtagttgtagagagcaataaggtcacccctgagtctccttctctccaggctaagcaaccccagctccctaagtctgtcctcatagggcttgtgttccaaacccttcaccaacttcattgcctttctctggacacgctccagcaagtcaacatccttcctaaacttagATCAACTCTTTGGGAGTAATACTAACGCTTCACAAATGCCACAGCCAAAAAGAAAGATTTTCAAGCATACAAGAAGCTTACACACAGCAATATGGGCCAACATCTTTCAAGAAGTCCTTTTAACGTTTGCCGGTTTGATCCTGGCTTTCATGCCCAGGAAACATCCTACACTActcccctcagctccctcagccaccaaGACTCCAAGGCCTTCACGGTCACTTTGCCTGTCGATGCCTGCCTAGGTAGACACTAACGTCCAAGAATGAGCACTGATTTTCTTGAAGGCTCCATCTCCTTTGTGTACAGAAAAGCAATGAAATAACTCAGTCCACGACTCTAAAACCCGCTGAACAAGCTTGCCGTTTGTTTCCTGCTGTAGCCGTTTCGGTCGCGCACGCCGTAGCTTCGAGAGAGAAAAGCAGCGTTTCCCCTCCACAAAGTTTCTTCCGCTTAAACACCAACCTGCAAGCTGTTTCCCCTACTGTTCTCTATCCTCTGAAGAGCAGGAAGGTGGCATTTTTCATTTCCAGTCGCTCCCCGCCAACATGCGGGAGAGGTCAGGGGGCCCCGAGCACGCAGTCCTTTTGTGCTAAGCACTCCCTCCATGGCACCAGGACTTTGCTCTCCCACGGATGGTGCCCCACTCCTCCCAGCTAGCTGAGGTCGACAGCCGGAGGGGCCGGAGGTGGCAGGCGGGCCGCGGCGGGGAGCCCCGAGGGGCCGGCAGCAGCCCCGAGCACGCATGGAGGACGCGAAGCACGCTGCCACCCGCCCAGCGCCGGCCGTGCTACCCCGCCGAGGGCCAGCACTAGCGGCCGGCGAAGCCCCGCGCCGCCACTTACGGCCCCAGGGGTCTCGGCAGGGCTCGCTGCTCGGCGGGGGCTCCGCTCCCGCGGCCGCCCCGCGCTCGATGCCAGGTGCAAGCGGACCATCACTTGCGCTCTGCCTCCTACCTGCTGGAAGGTGAAGGGCCGGGGGATGGCGCGGGCCCCGCAGGGGACGCACACCACACACTGACTCACGAAGGTCCGGTAGCAGGCGGCGTCGTCGCCCCGCAATAACTCGgcctctccagcactgctctcctgcagccgcCGGATGAAGGTCTCCAGCGGGGTAACCTCGGCGTAGCAGCCGCGCAGGGCACCCAACACCGCAGCGAAGGGCTCCGCGCCCGCCATGTTGGGGAGACGGAGCACGCCGCAGCCGGGGCTGGCCCCCGCGCTCCCCGCCGTCGCGCACCCCTCCGCTCCCCTGCCGCCGCCGAGCCGCAGGGAACTGCTGCGGCCTTTGGGTTTTTCTAGGGGTTTTGGTAGggtttttatttttggtttaatAACAGTATTTTTTATAAAAAGAGCGGTGTGAGATTGCTGTGGTCTGTttagggttttgggggtttttgtttgtttagtaaGAGCTGCGCCCAGGTGCCGCTGATCCCTGATTAgcacagaggggcagcagcgggggccgggggcgggACCGCCGGCTGCTGTCGCTTTCCACTCTTCCATCCCTCCGGCGGTAGCCGGTGAGGCCGGGGGCGACCGAGCCGGGCGATGGGCGAAGGCACGGCTGGAGCGTCTGTGAAGCAGAGAGCCAGCGCCGGCTACTACAAATCCGTGGCACAGCTTCTGACCGGACAGTCAGGCTGTTAACTTCAGACAGCTTCGTAGCATGTTTTTCAGTGAATAATTCGTGCTGTGTATTTCCAGGTTGCTTGGGATAGCGCGACCTACGTTCCACAAAAGTGTTGAGGAAAGCTTTCATAGGATCATAAAattggtaggggttggaagggacctctggagatcatcaaatccaaactccctgccaaagcaagatctCTTAGGGCAGGCTGTACAAGAGTGCGTCCAGAcgggtcttggaagtctctagagaaggagactccacaacctctctgggcagcctgttccatcacccagggctccatcacccttacaagtaatgaagtttttcctcatactGAGGTAGAACTTCATGTGCTCCAGACTGGATCCAGTGCAACTCgttctgtcacaggacaccaatGAATAGAGGCTAGCACCtttttcttgacacccacccttagGATAGTAGTAAatattaataagatctcctctcagtcttctccagacagccccaggtctctcagcctatcctcctAACAcaaatgttccagtcccttgatcatccttgtagccaTCTGTTGGTCACTCTCTAGtgtatccctgtccctctcaaactggggagcccggaactggacacaatactccagattaAGTCTCAtgagggcagagtaaagggggaggagaacctcctttgacctaCTAGCTACacttaatgcactccaggataccattggccttcctggtcacaagggcacattactgTCCCACGGATACTTTATTTTCTGCCTTTGAAGGTGATGAAGAGTTATTCAAGTGAGTTTTCTTAGTTTATTAAGATAGATTTCCTATGGAAGAAACCAGGGGGATTCCTTTTTAAGGAGCTCCTTTTAGGATCATCTCTCTATACAGGATGTGTCTGAAAGGAGAGCAAGTGTAGAAGAGGTTATGGTAGATATGAACAGAGTAAACCCTTAAAATTACCATCTGGTCCTATGTTTCTTGTCAAACTCGTGAATGAAGAGGGCAGATCACTTTTGATAGTGTGTAACCCCCTACTTGAAACTTCTCTTGGTATCTAAAGACTTCAGGGTAGCAAACTTCATGCTAGACT harbors:
- the TERT gene encoding telomerase reverse transcriptase; its protein translation is MAGAEPFAAVLGALRGCYAEVTPLETFIRRLQESSAGEAELLRGDDAACYRTFVSQCVVCVPCGARAIPRPFTFQQLSGQDEVITRVIQRLCEKRKKNILAYGYSLLDENSSDFPIMPFSRVYSYLPNTVTETMRISGLWETLLSRIGDDVAMYLLEHCAIFMLVPPSSCYQVCGQPIYELISHTVNVDSSSVFAKQRLSKRKRSSLLNYIQKRLRFHRQYLAKPHGWKCRQRLEADVSSLRNTKASVSCYHCSANDVSKAEEQIRMVTEHLENQSSSSLHLSAAAPSLKRKHDREQPEIPAKRAKVEEKARDKNADGVTAEVKQSSCWSCGAGCVASRSVCLIKKAHDSQSDLSGPSLALTSHDGKKCVAGERSFLRGVQSTKCSKSGAEKQAESHRKGVELNTCDSHLDSVQIKPVEGISSKYRRQESAVAHLAKKLPNRLLGSAVYIDRKPILYSRRGFKECFSKSFLLNRLQGSKAGGRLLVEAIFLSQNVLEQKHHQSLTAHKRRKKRLPRRYWQMRCVFQALLRNHRRCPYLVLLKKNCPVHIPETNTRKTELRCQAGLPGEVEVHHKAEQCGKEPVKCVTSSSNADVPDNSRVSLTKSACGEWQSEEQDQGEAGDSDLGQLIKQRSTRWEVYLFVRECLEKVIPAELWGSSHNKCRFLKNVKVFISMGMFAKLSLRELMWKMRVNDCLWLRLAKGDHFVPASEHCLREEILAKFLYWLMGTYVVELLRSFFYITETMSQKTKLHYYRKLVWGKLQNIGIRSHIAEAHLRALSSEEIEALRHKKCLPVVSKLRFIPKTQGLRPIVKVSNVLEAPALSKESREKKMHHYNTQLKNLFSVLNYERTINTSIIGSSAFGKDDIYRTWKKFVTKVHESGAEMPHFYFVKTDVSRAYDTIPHKKLVEVISQILKPEKRTVYCIRRYAVIMITTSGKARKFYKRHVSTFMDFLPDMEQFLSHLQENDSLQNAIIVEQSLTFNETSSTLFEFFLQMLHNNILEIKKRYYLQCCGIPQGSILSTLLCNLCYGYMENKLLRGIQQDGVLIRLIDDFLLVTPHLTKAKIFLRTLAMGIPDYGFSINPQKTVVNFPVAGVPGCSEFTQVPDDRFVLWCGLALNIRTLEVSCDYSSYNATYIRTSLSFNSSTRAGKNMKYKLIAVLRLKCHGLFLDLQINSLQTVLLNIYKIFLLQACRFHACVLQLPFNQKVRNNPDFFLRIISQTASCCYATVKAKNAGFALGTKGVSDIFPFEAAEWLCYHAFTVKLSKYRIIYKCLLKPLKICQMQLRRNIPKDTMALLRTVTDPSLCEDFTHILE